In one Juglans regia cultivar Chandler chromosome 11, Walnut 2.0, whole genome shotgun sequence genomic region, the following are encoded:
- the LOC109007323 gene encoding transcription factor RAX3-like: protein MGRAPCCDKTNVKKGPWSPEEDAKLKSYIEQHGTGGNWIALPQKIGLKRCGKSCRLRWLNYLRPNIKHGGFSEEEDNVICSLYLNIGSRWSIIAGQLPGRTDNDIKNYWNTRLKKKLLGRQRKEQQAQARRANSLKQEMKRESCEAFMVSGVINQSPYWSAELPVAVPVMGSTQDPTMEDQAIRSLLIKLGGNFPDNQQPNTTNFQFPIDIISSSQDQLYVNSLSIPTSAAIVNTIDSTCTQFPNMFQRLESFPSELCELGYDNPPQLDGLEGLYEMEMVNASTGTSTSTSGASACWGDINSLVYPPLVSDHYEGCQQGLPQLQDSAFENLRYFAPPQ from the exons ATGGGAAGAGCTCCTTGCTGTGACAAGACCAACGTCAAGAAAGGCCCATGGTCGCCTGAGGAAGATGCCAAACTCAAGTCTTACATCGAGCAGCATGGCACAGGCGGTAACTGGATAGCCTTGCCCCAAAAGATAG GTCTTAAGAGATGCGGGAAGAGTTGTCGCCTTAGATGGTTGAATTATCTCCGGCCAAACATTAAGCATGGTGGGTTTTCAGAGGAAGAAGACAACGTTATTTGTAGCCTCTACCTAAATATAGGAAGCAG GTGGTCCATCATCGCAGGGCAATTGCCTGGACGAACTGATAATGATATAAAGAACTACTGGAACACAAGGCTGAAGAAGAAGCTCCTCGGCAGGCAGCGCAAAGAGCAACAGGCTCAAGCTCGGCGAGCGAACAGCCTGAAGCaagagatgaagagagagagctGTGAGGCCTTTATGGTTTCTGGGGTCATAAACCAGAGCCCGTACTGGTCTGCAGAGCTACCTGTAGCAGTGCCAGTAATGGGTTCCACCCAAGACCCTACCATGGAGGACCAAGCAATAAGGAGCTTGCTGATCAAACTAGGAGGAAATTTTCCAGATAATCAGCAACCAAACACCACTAATTTTCAATTCCCCATTGATATTATATCCTCTTCTCAAGATCAACTTTATGTGAACTCATTGAGTATTCCTACTTCAGCAGCGATCGTGAATACAATTGACAGTACTTGTACTCAATTTCCTAACATGTTTCAAAGGCTTGAAAGTTTCCCAAGCGAGCTTTGTGAATTGGGATATGACAACCCACCACAATTAGATGGGTTAGAGGGGCTTTATGAAATGGAGATGGTGAATGCTAGCACTGGGACTAGTACCAGTACTTCTGGAGCAAGCGCTTGCTGGGGAGATATAAACTCTTTAGTTTATCCCCCTTTGGTTTCTGATCACTACGAAGGTTGCCAACAAGGATTGCCACAACTACAAGATTCTGCTTTTGAGAATTTGAGGTACTTTGCGCCGCCGCAATAG